TCGCTACGACAGAAGCAACCGGATCGGCCGATGTCGTCAGCATGATCAAGAGTGCATCCACATTCGGATCCGCTACGACGGCCTGAAGCACCCGCTTAAACATATCGGGCTTCGAAAGCAATTCTGCCGTGACGTCGACAGGATTTTGCACAGCGCCAAATGGAGGAATACATTCGGCAATGACTTGCTGTGTGCCCGTTGACAGTTGCGGAACGTTCAGCCCTATGGCGCTGCAGCCGTCTGCTATCACGCTGCAAGCTCCACCGGAGGCTGTGACGACACCGATCCGATTTCCTTTTGGAAGTACAGGCATCATAAACCCTCTCGATACATCAATCAGTTCCGATACGTTTTCTACACGGATCGCTCCGACTTTTGCGAAAACACATTGATACGCCTGATCATTTCCCGCCAATGCGCCTGTATGAGATTGCACGGCACGTTGACCGACTTCGGATATCCCCGTTTTATATAGAACAAGGGGCTTCCTTGCTTGTCGTGCAGCTTCAGCGGCATCGATAAACGCGGATCCGTCTTTAATGCCTTCGATAAATGCGGTTATGACTTTTGTTTCGGGGTCGTCCACCAAAAATTTGATGAAATCAGGTATGGCCATATCCGCTTCGTTTCCGACGCTAATCCATCGGCTGAATCCGACCCCTTGTTCCCATGCTCTGCTCAACAACGCACTCCCCATTGCGCCGCTTTGCGAAACAAAGCCGATCGGGCCGGAAATGGGATGATCCGTTTGCAAAGCCATTCCGAAAGCGGTATACGTATTCAGTATCGGGCTGGCGATGCCGATCGAGTTTGGCCCACACAAACTGATGCCGCCCCGGTCTGCAATTTCGGTAATTTTTTGCTGGAGCAGTTGTCCTTCCCATCCGATTTCAGCAAAACCTGAAGAATAGATAATCGCTGCCTTGATCCCTTTTCGGATACAAGATTCAAGCACTTCCGGCGTTTGTTCCGCCCGCACGATAATGCAAGCCAGATCAATCGTCTCCGGAATTGCCTCCAACGAAGGAAAACATGGATATCCCAATATCTCTTCAGCACCGGGGTTCACAGGATACAGTTTTCCTTTGTACCCGTGCTTTACAATATAATGAAACAATCTTCCCCCATTTTTCTTAACATTGCTGGATGCACCAATTACCGCAATCGATTTGGGGTTGAACATTTTATCAAGATACCTTTGTTTTATCCTGTTTGCAGGCGTATTCTGCCGGCTTTTTTCCAGCAGAATGCGAACATCCGAAATCGCAATTCCATGCTCATACACAAAGACCGGATTCAAATCCACTTCTTTTATTTGAGGCAGTTCTGAACAAAGTGTATTGAGCTTCATCAGCAGTTGAATAACCGATGCTTCATCAAGGGGGTTAGCCCCTCTGTACCCGGAAAGCAGAGGATAGATCTTCATTTGCTGCAGCATGCTTCCGGCTTCAACCTCGTTTATCGGCAACAGGCGCATCGAAAAATCCTTGAGCAATTCTACGGTGGTGCCGCCGGCACCTACAAACGCCATATGACCGAATACCGGATCGCGGTTGACGCCTACAATCAGTTCCAAACCCTTCGGCTGCATTTTCTGCACCAATACTCCATGAATAATCGCTGCAGAATTGTATTGCCGGGCATTGCGAAGTAAAAGGCCAAACGTGTCTTTGGCATCGGAATCATTTTGGATCCCCAACACCACTCCCCCCACATCGCTTTTATGAAGAATTTGCGGCGACATAATTTTCATGACTACCGGATAGCCGATTTGACGAGAATACTGGACTGCTTCATCCTCTGTTGTTGCCAAATAACCTTCAACGACAGGGAAACCCAAATCGGCAAGTTGTTTTGTACCTTGATATTCAGTCATTGCTACAGGAGCGTCCCCTATTTTACATTGTTCCATTAATTCCGCCCATT
Above is a window of Fodinisporobacter ferrooxydans DNA encoding:
- a CDS encoding acetate--CoA ligase family protein, translated to MNVVREWAELMEQCKIGDAPVAMTEYQGTKQLADLGFPVVEGYLATTEDEAVQYSRQIGYPVVMKIMSPQILHKSDVGGVVLGIQNDSDAKDTFGLLLRNARQYNSAAIIHGVLVQKMQPKGLELIVGVNRDPVFGHMAFVGAGGTTVELLKDFSMRLLPINEVEAGSMLQQMKIYPLLSGYRGANPLDEASVIQLLMKLNTLCSELPQIKEVDLNPVFVYEHGIAISDVRILLEKSRQNTPANRIKQRYLDKMFNPKSIAVIGASSNVKKNGGRLFHYIVKHGYKGKLYPVNPGAEEILGYPCFPSLEAIPETIDLACIIVRAEQTPEVLESCIRKGIKAAIIYSSGFAEIGWEGQLLQQKITEIADRGGISLCGPNSIGIASPILNTYTAFGMALQTDHPISGPIGFVSQSGAMGSALLSRAWEQGVGFSRWISVGNEADMAIPDFIKFLVDDPETKVITAFIEGIKDGSAFIDAAEAARQARKPLVLYKTGISEVGQRAVQSHTGALAGNDQAYQCVFAKVGAIRVENVSELIDVSRGFMMPVLPKGNRIGVVTASGGACSVIADGCSAIGLNVPQLSTGTQQVIAECIPPFGAVQNPVDVTAELLSKPDMFKRVLQAVVADPNVDALLIMLTTSADPVASVVARAIVEVRDQADKPILVGRLGADFLAPQALQYFREHQVPVFPTPDRVVKVMKYLVEFGMHQYGKEEILINLINK